In Arthrobacter sp. SLBN-112, a genomic segment contains:
- a CDS encoding sugar ABC transporter permease: MSAISELSSLSRRKGKATAEEKKANRRDNKAAYIFLLPWLVGLVAITIGPMLMSLYLSFTDYNLLQPPEWTGLDNFTRMLSDARLHNSLRVTFTYVLVGVPLQLAVALLIALVLDKGLRGLPFYRSVFYLPSLLGGSVAVAILWKQIFGTTGLVNQVLAMFGIQGPGWISDPSTALGSIILLHVWTFGAPMIIFLAGLRQIPNMYYEAARVDGATTLQQFWRITLPMLSPIIFFNLVLQIIGSFQSFTQAFIVSGGNGGPSDSTMFFTLYLYQKGFGQFDMGYASAMAWVLLLIIGVFTAINFIASKYWVFYDD; the protein is encoded by the coding sequence GTGAGCGCCATTAGCGAACTGTCTTCGTTGAGCCGGCGGAAGGGTAAAGCCACCGCCGAGGAGAAGAAGGCCAACAGGCGGGACAACAAGGCCGCCTATATCTTCCTGTTGCCGTGGCTGGTGGGCCTGGTGGCCATCACCATCGGCCCGATGTTGATGTCCCTGTACTTGTCCTTTACGGATTACAACCTGCTCCAGCCGCCTGAGTGGACGGGGCTGGATAACTTCACCCGGATGCTCAGCGATGCCCGGCTGCACAACTCCTTGCGGGTCACGTTTACGTACGTCCTGGTCGGTGTGCCACTGCAGCTCGCTGTGGCACTGCTGATCGCGCTCGTCCTGGACAAGGGGCTCCGCGGCCTTCCGTTCTACCGTTCGGTGTTCTACTTGCCGTCGTTGCTGGGCGGCTCAGTTGCCGTCGCCATCCTGTGGAAGCAGATCTTCGGCACCACGGGCCTGGTCAACCAGGTCCTGGCCATGTTCGGCATCCAGGGTCCGGGCTGGATCTCGGACCCCAGCACGGCCCTGGGATCCATCATCCTGCTGCACGTCTGGACCTTCGGAGCCCCGATGATCATCTTCCTTGCGGGCCTGCGCCAGATCCCCAACATGTACTACGAGGCAGCCAGGGTGGACGGTGCCACCACGCTCCAGCAGTTCTGGCGGATCACCTTGCCGATGCTGAGCCCGATCATCTTCTTCAACCTGGTGCTGCAGATCATCGGTTCGTTCCAGTCCTTCACCCAGGCGTTCATCGTCTCCGGCGGCAACGGCGGACCTTCCGACTCCACGATGTTCTTCACCCTGTACCTCTACCAAAAGGGCTTCGGCCAGTTCGACATGGGCTACGCCTCAGCCATGGCGTGGGTGCTGCTGCTCATCATCGGCGTCTTCACCGCCATCAACTTCATCGCTTCTAAGTATTGGGTTTTCTATGACGACTAA
- a CDS encoding carbohydrate ABC transporter permease — protein MTTKLETLPTPEKKSGGAGKPTNRKSRVRESRGTLAFSRAQRGKALMKHGILILAGGLMIYPLLWMVVSSLRPNDLIFREPGLWLSSLEMSNYTSGWSALTHPFGHYMINSAIVVIGSILGNLISCSMAAYAFARLQFTAKKLFFGIMLLTIMLPFHVVIVPQYILFSQIGWVNTFWPLIVPKLLATDAFFVFLMVQFIRGIPKELDEAARIDGAGHPRIFLRVILPLMVPALATTTIFTFIWTWNDFFGALIYLTDPDMFTVPVALRAFVDSQSATSWGSLFAMSIVSLLPVFLVFLFGQRFLIKGIATTGIK, from the coding sequence ATGACGACTAAGCTTGAGACGCTGCCCACCCCGGAGAAGAAGTCCGGGGGCGCCGGCAAGCCTACGAACCGCAAGTCCAGGGTCCGCGAGTCCCGGGGAACGCTGGCCTTCAGCAGGGCCCAGCGCGGTAAAGCGCTGATGAAGCACGGCATCCTGATCCTGGCCGGCGGGCTGATGATCTATCCGCTCCTGTGGATGGTGGTTTCATCGCTGCGGCCCAATGACCTGATCTTCCGTGAACCGGGCCTGTGGCTTAGCAGCCTGGAAATGAGCAACTACACCTCCGGATGGTCGGCCCTGACGCACCCGTTCGGCCACTACATGATCAACTCCGCCATCGTGGTGATCGGTTCGATCCTGGGCAACCTCATCTCGTGCTCCATGGCCGCCTATGCGTTCGCCCGGCTGCAGTTCACCGCCAAGAAGCTGTTCTTCGGCATCATGCTGCTGACCATCATGCTCCCGTTCCACGTGGTGATCGTTCCGCAGTACATCCTGTTCTCGCAGATCGGCTGGGTGAACACCTTCTGGCCGCTGATCGTCCCCAAGCTGCTCGCCACGGATGCGTTCTTCGTCTTCCTCATGGTGCAGTTCATCCGCGGCATCCCCAAGGAGCTTGATGAGGCCGCCAGGATCGATGGAGCCGGCCATCCGCGCATCTTCCTGCGCGTAATCCTGCCCTTGATGGTGCCGGCCCTGGCCACCACCACGATCTTCACGTTCATCTGGACCTGGAATGACTTCTTCGGAGCCCTGATCTACCTCACGGACCCGGACATGTTCACCGTTCCGGTAGCACTGCGCGCCTTCGTCGACTCGCAGTCCGCCACCAGTTGGGGCTCCCTGTTCGCCATGTCCATCGTGTCCCTGCTGCCCGTCTTCCTGGTGTTCCTGTTCGGCCAGCGGTTCCTGATCAAGGGCATCGCCACCACCGGCATCAAGTAA
- a CDS encoding extracellular solute-binding protein has protein sequence MPLFPRPASAAKQSAGAPPSRASRRTRKAGAVAAAVAAIMALSACGGGATPQNADGTVELRFSWWGGDKRAQLTQEAIKQFEAENPKIKIKPEFGDWSGYWDKLATQVAANDAPDIIQMDEKYITEYSSRGALLDLSKYDIDTSKMDEAALNAGKSQKGLTGIAAGINAATILANPAVFQAAGVPLPDDTKWTWDDFGRIAAEITAKSPKGTYGAAAYGTDEASLGVWLRQDGKSLYTSDGKLGFESGDIAEWWAFLKELSQKKAVPSASEVVEAEAAPLDQSGLATGKNAMAFWWSNQAPALEKASGGDLKILRFPTKTGSAADAELWYKASQFWSASSRTKHPQETAKFINFLTNNVKAGEALLADRGVYPNSEVRAAIQPKLTPADVKVVNFIDQIKGELGEAPAPPPKGAGAIQEIIKRYTSEVLFDRLSPADAGKKATDEMKSAISN, from the coding sequence GTGCCGCTATTTCCCCGTCCTGCATCGGCTGCCAAGCAGTCGGCAGGGGCACCACCTTCACGCGCATCGCGCCGAACCCGCAAAGCCGGTGCGGTTGCAGCCGCAGTCGCCGCCATCATGGCCCTCAGTGCCTGCGGCGGCGGAGCCACTCCGCAAAATGCTGACGGAACCGTGGAGCTTCGCTTCTCCTGGTGGGGCGGCGACAAACGCGCCCAGCTGACGCAGGAAGCCATCAAGCAATTCGAAGCCGAAAATCCCAAAATCAAGATCAAGCCGGAGTTTGGCGACTGGAGTGGCTACTGGGACAAGCTGGCCACTCAGGTGGCAGCCAACGACGCCCCGGACATCATCCAGATGGACGAGAAGTACATTACGGAGTACTCCAGCCGTGGCGCGCTCCTGGATCTGTCCAAGTACGATATCGACACCTCCAAAATGGATGAGGCGGCCCTGAATGCCGGCAAGAGCCAGAAGGGCCTGACCGGTATCGCGGCCGGCATCAACGCCGCGACCATCCTGGCCAATCCCGCCGTTTTCCAGGCCGCGGGCGTTCCGCTGCCGGATGACACCAAATGGACGTGGGATGACTTCGGCCGGATCGCCGCTGAGATTACGGCCAAGTCGCCCAAGGGCACCTATGGTGCGGCAGCCTATGGAACGGACGAGGCCTCCCTGGGGGTCTGGCTCCGGCAGGACGGCAAGTCCCTGTATACGTCCGACGGCAAGCTGGGCTTTGAGTCCGGTGACATCGCTGAATGGTGGGCGTTCCTCAAGGAGCTGAGCCAGAAGAAGGCGGTGCCCTCCGCGTCCGAGGTGGTTGAGGCTGAGGCTGCTCCCCTCGACCAGAGTGGACTGGCGACCGGCAAGAATGCCATGGCGTTCTGGTGGTCCAACCAGGCTCCGGCCCTGGAAAAGGCGAGTGGCGGAGACCTGAAGATCCTGCGGTTCCCCACCAAAACGGGCTCGGCGGCCGACGCGGAGCTTTGGTACAAGGCCTCGCAGTTCTGGTCTGCTTCCTCGCGCACCAAGCACCCGCAGGAAACAGCCAAGTTCATCAACTTCCTGACCAACAACGTCAAGGCCGGCGAAGCGCTCCTGGCGGACCGCGGTGTCTACCCGAACTCGGAGGTCCGGGCAGCCATCCAGCCCAAACTGACTCCGGCCGACGTCAAGGTGGTCAACTTCATCGACCAGATCAAGGGCGAACTCGGCGAAGCCCCGGCGCCGCCGCCGAAGGGTGCAGGAGCGATCCAGGAAATCATCAAGCGGTACACATCGGAAGTCCTGTTTGACCGCCTGTCACCGGCCGACGCGGGCAAGAAGGCCACCGACGAGATGAAGTCGGCCATCAGCAACTGA
- a CDS encoding beta-galactosidase yields MTQQESTGPSSVWSNVAGIAFGGDYNPEQWPASVRREDLDLMQEAGVNFLSVGIFSWALLEPAEGRYEFGWLDEVMDNLAGIGVKVALATATAAPPAWLVRKHPEILPVTADGTVLGPGSRRHYTPSSSAYRRYAAGITRVLAERYKDHPALALWHVDNELGCHVSEFYGEEDAAAFRAWLERRYGSIDALNASWGTAFWSQNYGSFEEILPPAVAPSTLNPGQQLDFQRFNSWALMEYYRELVAVLREVTPDVPCTTNLMASSATKSMDYFGWAKDLDVIANDHYLVAADPERHVELAFSADLTRGIAGGDPWILMEHSTSAVNWQPRNQPKMPGEMLRNSLAHVARGADAVMFFQWRQSFAGSEKFHSAMVPHGGRDTRVWREVVELGAALKRLEPVRGSRVQSRAAIVFDYEAWWASEIDSKPSIDVKYLDLLRAFHRSLVLRGVSVDMVHPSASLEGYDLVLVCTLYAVSDDSAANIAAAATAGATVLVSYFSGIADLQDHVRLGGYPGAFRELLGVRVEEFHPLLAGVQLKLSDGTTSSIWSEHVHLAGAEAVQAFTEYPLEGVPSLTRRPVGSGAAWYLATFPDADGIEAVLDKLLAESGVSPVAAADPGVELTRRLSADGRSFLFAINHTRSDAAVSATGMDLLTGGPFAGTVPPRGVAVVAES; encoded by the coding sequence ATGACACAGCAGGAAAGCACAGGCCCGTCCAGCGTTTGGAGCAACGTTGCGGGCATCGCGTTCGGCGGCGACTACAACCCTGAGCAGTGGCCTGCGAGTGTCCGGCGGGAGGATCTGGACCTCATGCAGGAGGCGGGGGTGAATTTCCTCAGCGTCGGCATCTTCTCCTGGGCCCTGCTGGAACCGGCCGAGGGCCGCTACGAGTTTGGCTGGCTGGATGAGGTCATGGATAACCTCGCCGGGATCGGCGTGAAAGTGGCCCTGGCCACCGCCACTGCCGCGCCTCCGGCCTGGCTGGTCCGCAAGCATCCGGAAATCCTGCCGGTGACGGCTGACGGGACCGTGCTGGGACCGGGCTCACGGCGGCACTACACGCCGTCGTCGTCCGCCTACCGCCGCTACGCTGCCGGCATCACGCGTGTACTCGCCGAACGGTACAAGGACCACCCCGCGCTGGCGCTGTGGCACGTGGACAACGAACTGGGCTGCCATGTCTCGGAGTTCTACGGGGAGGAGGACGCCGCCGCCTTCCGCGCCTGGCTCGAACGCCGGTACGGGAGCATCGATGCCCTGAACGCCTCCTGGGGCACGGCATTCTGGTCCCAAAACTACGGCTCCTTTGAGGAAATCCTGCCGCCCGCCGTCGCGCCGTCCACCCTGAATCCGGGTCAGCAGCTGGACTTCCAACGGTTCAACTCATGGGCCCTGATGGAGTACTACCGGGAGCTGGTGGCGGTGCTGCGCGAGGTGACCCCGGACGTCCCCTGCACCACCAACCTGATGGCCTCCAGCGCCACCAAGTCGATGGACTACTTCGGCTGGGCCAAGGACCTGGATGTCATCGCCAACGACCACTACCTCGTGGCTGCGGACCCGGAACGGCACGTCGAACTCGCGTTCAGCGCCGACCTCACGCGCGGCATTGCAGGCGGTGACCCGTGGATCCTGATGGAACATTCGACGTCGGCCGTCAACTGGCAGCCGCGCAACCAGCCCAAGATGCCCGGCGAGATGCTGCGCAATTCACTGGCCCACGTGGCCCGCGGGGCCGATGCCGTGATGTTCTTCCAGTGGCGGCAAAGCTTTGCGGGGTCGGAGAAGTTCCATTCCGCCATGGTGCCGCACGGCGGACGGGACACGCGGGTGTGGCGTGAGGTGGTGGAGCTCGGCGCGGCCCTGAAACGCCTCGAACCTGTGCGTGGTTCGCGGGTCCAGTCACGGGCCGCCATTGTCTTTGACTATGAGGCGTGGTGGGCCAGTGAAATCGACTCCAAGCCCAGCATCGATGTGAAGTACCTGGACCTCCTCAGGGCATTCCACCGGTCCCTGGTGCTGCGCGGAGTCTCCGTGGATATGGTGCATCCGTCAGCTTCGCTGGAGGGCTACGACCTGGTGCTCGTGTGCACGCTGTACGCCGTGTCCGATGACTCCGCCGCCAATATCGCTGCTGCCGCCACAGCCGGCGCAACGGTTCTGGTCAGCTACTTCAGCGGGATCGCGGACCTGCAGGACCACGTACGGCTGGGCGGCTACCCGGGCGCGTTCCGCGAACTCCTGGGCGTGCGGGTGGAGGAGTTTCACCCGCTGCTGGCAGGGGTCCAACTCAAACTGAGCGACGGGACCACCTCGTCCATCTGGAGCGAGCATGTCCATCTAGCCGGCGCCGAGGCAGTGCAGGCGTTTACCGAATACCCGCTTGAGGGCGTCCCTTCCCTGACGCGGCGGCCTGTTGGATCCGGAGCGGCCTGGTACCTGGCCACTTTCCCGGATGCGGACGGGATTGAGGCGGTTCTGGACAAGCTGTTGGCCGAGTCCGGGGTCTCCCCCGTTGCCGCGGCCGACCCCGGCGTGGAACTAACGCGGCGCCTGTCCGCCGATGGGCGCAGCTTCCTGTTCGCGATCAACCACACGCGTTCGGACGCCGCCGTCTCAGCCACCGGCATGGACCTGCTGACCGGCGGGCCGTTCGCCGGCACCGTTCCGCCGCGCGGCGTCGCGGTGGTGGCGGAGAGCTAG